The following are from one region of the Canis lupus familiaris isolate Mischka breed German Shepherd chromosome 30, alternate assembly UU_Cfam_GSD_1.0, whole genome shotgun sequence genome:
- the B2M gene encoding beta-2-microglobulin precursor yields MAPRPALATAGFLALLLILLAACRLDAVQHPPKIQVYSRHPAENGKPNFLNCYVSGFHPPEIEIDLLKNGKEMKAEQTDLSFSKDWTFYLLVHTEFTPNEQDEFSCRVKHVTLSEPQIVKWDRDN; encoded by the exons ATGGCTCCGCGCCCCGCGCTGGCGACGGCTGGTTTCCTGGCCTTGCTCCTCATCCTCCTCGCTGCGTGCCGCCTGGATGCCGTGCAGC ATCCCCCAAAGATTCAAGTGTACTCACGACACCCAGCAGAGAATGGAAAGCCAAATTTCCTGAACTGCTACGTGTCAGGGTTCCATCCACCAGAGATTGAAATTGATTTGTTGAAGAACGGAAAGGAGATGAAAGCAGAACAGACAGACCTGTCTTTCAGCAAGGACTGGACCTTCTATCTTCTGGTCCACACTGAATTCACTCCCAATGAGCAGGATGAGTTTAGCTGCCGTGTAAAGCATGTTACTCTCAGTGAGCCCCAGATCGTTAAGTGGG acCGAGACAACTGA